The window TGCCGTGGCTTGTGGGTGCTTCTGCCAGACCGTGTTCGGGTTCATAAGGTAACGTGGCAGAGGCCTGTCggtgctggcagagcctggTGCTGTTGGTCTGGTACCCGACCCTCGATTTCTGGTGTCAGATGCTCCAGCAGAGGAGCGGGTGAGTCGCTGCCGAGCGTGGAGATGTGCTGGAGGGATGCAGAGTGGGGTTTCTAATCAAGTATTGATTAAAGCCTGTTGGCCCCCTTTGTCTTGTAGGATTGCAGTGCTAAAGCAGCCCCCAGCTCGGTGTGTGCTGGCAGCAGCGCGAGATGGCCGCCTTCAAACGGAGCCGAGCGCAAGCCTGGCCGGAGGAACAGGGCGACCGGGAGCACGGGCTCTACAGCTTGCACCGCATGTTCGACATCGTGGGCACCCACCTGACCCACCGGGACGTGCGGGTgctctccttcctcttcgtGGACGTGATTGACGATTACGAGAGGGGAATGATACGCAGCGGCCGGGACTTCTTGCTGGCGCTGGAGCGGCAGGGCCGCTGCGACGAGACCAACTTCCGACAGGTGCTGCAGTTGCTGCGGATCATCACTCGCCACGACCTGCTGCCGTACGTCACCCTCAAGAGGCGACGGGCCGGTAAGTGACACCGCTGGCGGCCTGGCCCGCTCCCTAACGAAGCTTGCTTCGTTATTCAGCCGTCTCCTGCTACTCCGCTGACGCCCTGGAGGCACGGTGGTTAAAGGAACCCAGGGCTTGGAAGGACAAAcggctgccagggcagcagggaaatGCAGGCAGAGAAGGCAAAGGAGTGTTTTATAGGGTTTTAGCAAGCGCCCACACACAGTTTTGCGGGGTTAAAGCCTTGTTTCGTTTCTGGCAAGCACCGAGGTCTCCTTTagcagcagagagctgggattcctgctcccagctctcccagctctgtgcctccgactcccagctctcccagctcccaCTGCTTGTCTCTAGTTTTTAGGGAAATGCTCCTTCTGGCCCGAAGTCCCGCCTGGGGTGAGGTGCTGTGGGCAGCTCCAGGGCCGTGCCGGGGAGCAAGAAGGAGCCGGGAGGGTCGGGGAAGCTCGTGGCTGCTGTGCTCAATGTGCCGTTGGCTTTGGGGGAAACCCGCTCGTCCTCTCGGGGCCAAGGCAAGTTTGGGAAGGCGACCGATGTCCTCCCGAGCTGGTGCTGTCGGTCCCGCAGTGTGCAGTACACAGAGAGGCTGGAGTGAGGAACCCACGTCCAAATTCAGatatttggttttttccacCCATTTTCCAGTGGGGTGCCCCAAACCCTCCTCGTTTGGTCACCCCTTTTCCCCTTGCTTGCTTCTGGCTTGGAAACCCTGGCAGTGACCCAGCCCTTTGGATCTGGGTAATTTGGTGGGTTTTCAGTCACTTCATGGAGCTGCCAGGCTGAGCTGACCCCTTGCCCtccaccagctcagccccgtgcctttttttttttttactaaaaaccTCAATTTACAGTTCAAAGAGCCTCACCCAAATTAACCAGAATCAGAGGAGTCACGAAGGAGAGCGCACTTGTTGCAGGGGATGCATAAGGCAGCCGCTCCAGCAGGATTCAACCTCTGAAATTTGCATCTTTGCTTTAAATTAGgataattttgctttcttggCAGTTCCAGGCTGCTGAGTCTCCCCGGTTTCTGCTCGCAAGTAGAGGCAGGCATTAAAAACTCCCCATTTTTTGGGAGGGGGTGAGAGGAGGGACACCAGCGCTGGTGTGAGCAAACCCTTTGAGCCTGGGGCTGTGGCCAGGAGCGTGGTCccgtgctgcctgcagccctacCCTGTCGGGAGGAAACGGCATCGTGCGGCTTGAAAATTAAcagggcttttttatttttttttttgctcagtcGCTTCTTAACCAGCGTCAGGCCGGGCGTGCTGCCTTGTGCCGCTCCGAAACGCCGGAAACTTCCAGCCCTGATGGGCCTCGTGGGATGGAGCCCGagcacagggcagccctgcctgcacctgcaaCCCCGCCTGTGCGGGCTCAGTCCGGACGCCACGAGGATTTTCCTCTTATCCAGCCGTTTCTGGGAGCTGGGAGCGTGCTCTCTGCCCTGTGTGCCCGTCGCGGACGTGGCTGTGCCGGGGCGGaccccagcctgctcctgtgccgcCGCTGCCAGCTCAGCCCCTTGCAGGGCAGCCGGCACCGCGGCTCCACACAAGCAGGCGATGGGAGGCTGTTTACTGGTGCCGGTGTAATCATCCGGCGCTCTTCCTCTGCACCGAGCCAACAAAAActagaggaaaagggaaagcgGCGGCGGGCGGGTGCGTTACACAGCCCAGCTGTGCGGTGCTTGGATTCGGGGAGGTTGGTGGTGATGCCGATTCCACGGGGCGCATGGATGGATCCGTGGCTCTGTCCCCACCGGTTTGTGTAGGGTTTGGGCGTGCTGGAGCATTATTTTTGTGTCTGTTGAGCGGCTTTTTGCTCATTGGGTGCAAAAATCCCAACTCAAGGGGCATTTGGCTGCTGTATCTCCCTCAGCTGACGCCAGGCGGGCCGTCCCAGAGTCAGGCTTTGGTGGTTTCAGGGTGAGACGGATGGACTGATGTTGAAGCGTGGCCGGAGGTCGGCGTTCGCATCTCCGTACGCCGCTGTCGTGCGAGGACCGATGCTCTGTACCCGTGAGATCTCGTTCTTGCGATGTCTCCAGCCACGCTTGGGTGGAAACGGTTTAATTAAATGCGCAAAAATagcatttcagaaagctttaTTAAGAAAGGCACCTTAGATGTGGTTTATAATGCGCAGCGCTTTGCATTTAAAGAGGAGGGATTGGTTGGTTAAAGGAAGTCTGCTCCGGACTCAACGAGCTGACGCTTGTTGCTGGTTCCCGTGTCCTTCCAGACCTCGAAGCAGCCAGGAGGTCTTGTCTCCTTCTGCCTCATTCGTATTCATGGCTCTGAAAAGTAGGAAAACCCCATCCCCAATTGGCTCAGCGCAGCTGGGGCCAGCTGGGTGAAGGTGGAGAGTGGTGGAAGGAGCCAGGGAGACCCGCAGCCTTGGCAGGCTTCGGTCTGGCGGGGATGGGAGGGGCCCTGCCCAGGGACGGGCAGTGCTCTGAGCTCACCGAACAGGACAAAAACAACCTGCAGAAAGTGTCCCGGCCCTCAAAAAGAACTCGTTTCACCCCATAATctttgcacagcagctgcttctgctcagcAGCTTGACTCTCCTCAAAACCCTGTGTCCTGCCAGGGTCTTACTTTAAAAGTTTGATCTGCTAAAGCTGGGTAAATAACATAGGCTTAACGTTTCGCCAGTTTATCCTAAAGTGTTTGAAGCAGCTGGGTCCGTCCCAGGGGCCTGGAGGTGCCACCATCCCCCCCGGCTCTGCTCTGCCGGGGCtgcggcggaggaggaggagcggtGGCTGCTCCCCCAGGCCTTTGCTCAGACTGACACGAGCCGTGGGAGCTCGTGTAGGGAGCAGGGGATGACTCTGGGGCTGGTCTGAGCGATCGCCAGGTACGTACGGCCCGGTACCGTGCCGGCACGGCGTCCGCCGCGGTGCAGGAACGTGCTGGAGGCGCTTCCCGCCTTGGCGGAGTTTCTCCCCGGGGGACTGTGTGTGTCCCGGTCCGGGTGTGGGGAGTATCTATGGTAACAAATGGAAACGGCCTTTCCTGCGCCTCGGGTGGGAGGGCTTGGCTCCCAGACCGAGATTTTCCGAGAGGGCTGGCTGGAGAAATGGCCACTCGGGGGATGCAGAGCAGCCTACGCATGGGTTCGCACCCACCACGTCAGGAGAGGCCTGCCCTGGTCTCCCCCCGAGGGGACCCCTggtccccccttcccccctgaAGGGACCCATGTCCCCTCTCTCTTGCAGTGTGTCCGGACCTGGTGGACAAGTACCTGGAGGAGACGTCCATCCGCTATGTGACGCCCCGGGCTCACAGCGAGGCAGAGCATGGGCTCGGCCACCCCCATAAATCAGGTGGGTGCAGGCCCACTCAGGGTTCGGTCCGGGGGGATTCATCGGGACTGTCCCGCTGGGAGCGCGGGGACTCGCCTCTGCTGGCGGTGACGGCTCCGTCACCACTGAAGCGACGTCTGACCCTGCTGCCACAACCCCCACAGTTCGGGGGACGATCGAGCGCAGGGTTTGGCGTCCCTTTCCTGAGCCGTGGTGCTGCGGGGAGGCTGCTCAGTTTCGGGGTGTAACTTGGGGTTCCCCTCTCAGGGCCTGTGCCggctcctggggctgccaggCGCCCCGTGGGACCAGCGCCCCGGGacagggggcacagctgggaggtGACAGCGGCgtggaagggaggggagggctggAGCTCGGTCTCGGGGATGGAGCAGAAGTGCTCAAAGGCAGATTTGGAGTGTAACCAGCGAGGGCGAGTGGCCCCGAGGGCTTCGGCAGGGCCCAGAGGCTCCGCTGAGGTGTCCCCAGTCAGAGAGCCGGGGGACTCAGCGTCCCCTGTCCTCTCCCTGCACAGTGCCTCCCCACCACCCCGTGGTCTGCTGCTCCTCCGCGGGACCCCAGATCTGTACCAAGAGGCCCGGCCGCGGCAGGACCCTCCTCAGCAGCCAGCGCAAGAGGAGGAAGTCGGCGACGCCGGACCCTAAGGAGAAGCAGACCTGTGGTAAGAGCCTCTGGGGAGGGTCTGGGAGGGGGGTTGGGGGTTCCTGGCCCCACGCCGGAGCGCTCACCACCCTCCCTGCTTTGCACAGACATCCGCCTGCGAGTCCGAGCCGAGTACTGCCAGCACGAGACGGCGCTTCAGGGCAACGTCTTCTCCAACAAGCAGGACCCCTTGGAGCGTCAGTTCGAACGCTTCAACCAGGCCAACACCATCCTGAAGTCCCGGGACCTGGGCTCCATCATCTGTGACATAAAATTCTCAGAGCTCACCTACCTCGACGCGTTCTGGCGCGATTACATCAACGGCTCTTTGCTGGAAGCCCTCAAGGGCGTCTTCATCACGGACTCGCTCAAACAAGCCGTGGGCCACGAAGCCATCAAACTGCTGGTCAATGTGGATGAGGAGGATTACGAGGTCGGGCGCCAGAAACTCCTGAGGAACTTGATGCTGCAGACGGCTCCCTGACGCCCGGCGGCTGCTCGGTGGGATCcaagctttttccttctctttatttttctgtttgtgttttttttgttttgttttgttttttttttaaaaaaaaaaaaagaaaagatgatcGAAACCCCCGCCCGGACTGTGCAACTCTGGGTTTGGAGCCGCGGGGAGCACTGGAGGCATACGTGTTTCCTCACCCCTTTCCTGTCCTGTCACCTCCTCTcgcttttttcctttctcttttattttgtattcattaaaaacaacaacaaaaacaaggcaaaaatcCTGCCTGGGGCACGTCCGTGATGGGGCTGGGTGAGCTGGGGGGCTCGGCGGAGGTTTGTACGGGGGTGGGCTCGGCCCAGTGGTGCCTGCGCCGGGTTTGGGGGTGGCGTTGTCCCCCTCCCACCCTTGTGTCGCTGTCCCTGGGGCCTCTGCGTGCTGGGGGATGCCCCGTGGGCAGCATCACCCCTGATTCTCCCTCAAATAACACCCCCCCCATTGCCTCAGTGGGTTTCTCAGGAGTAAAACTGTCCCCTTGCTGGGCTGTGTCCCCACGGCGTCCCCTGGACCATGTGCCTTCGTGTCCCCCTCCCctgcgggggccgggggggaggacCAGTGCCGAGGGATGCCCCGAAATCttctgcctgtcccttctgcctctgccctcCCCTCTCCAGCTGGCAACTGGGGCAAACTGGGGCAAGGGGCGGGCTGGGCGGTGTGATCTGCCTgttgctggcagcaggcagccgAGCCTCTGCCTGCACGGGTTGGAGGGCGGCCGGCAGCGTGCGGTCCTTGGCCGCCCAGCCCAGGCGCCCCGGCCCAGGAGAGCCGCCAGAATGGctgctccccgcccccccccccccccaagctgctgcctgtggctCCTCAGAGGggatgttttggttttcccccccgccccccccccccccccccccccccccccaacttccATCctggttttgtggtgttttctcACCGTCTCTGCTCAGCCGCCGGTGGGTGCGCACCCCCTCCAGGGTGGGGGCAGCCCCCCGGGACTCGTGGTGCTTGTGGCCCCCCGGGGCGCGCAGCCCCGTCCCCCGCTTACGGACAATTCTGGCACAACTTGGTGTAATTTCTgtgacttctgtattttttaaatttcaatatAACGGTCATATTCCCTCTGTAGCTTTTGGGTTTCTTGAAATAAACATCTACTGCAGCGCCTGGCTCCTTCCTTCCGCCCTTGCCTGCGCCAGGGGACCCCAGACCCCCCAAGCAGTGTGGGGGATACCGAAAAAGAGAGGGGGAGACATGACACCCTCCTGGCTGTGGCATGGGGAGCCCTGAGCGCAGCTTGCTGCCGCATTTTGGGGAGAAACGGTCTGAAACCGAGTGGATGTGGCCCTGCTCTGGATTTGACCGTAGGAGGGCGGGGCTCACGGCGCCAGCCCCACCGCTGCCACGCTGCCGTAGAGGTCGGTCCGGCGGTGGCCGTGCACCGGGATCTCCTGGCGGATGCGGTGCAGGTAGTCGAGGTCGATCTCAGCGTAGCAGAGCCCGGGCCCCTCGCGGCACTGGGCCACCACGGCGCCCCAGGGGTCCACCACCAGCGCGTGGCCGTAGGACGTCCGGCGCTCGTGGTTCTTGCCAGTCTGGGCGGCCGCCACCACGTAGCACTGGCTCTCGATGGCCCGGGCCCGCAGCAGCACCTGGGGGGACGTGGCACTGCCGGGACGTGGGGCAGGGAGCGCGCTTTGGGTGGGGGCGCTGCGGCCGGGCTGCCCCTTCAATACCCAAAAGAGAGGCTTTTTATCTTAAATTTGCCCCCCTCAGCTGCAGGATTGCCCTCCCTGCTTGCTTGCTGCTGCAGATGATTGGGGTGAGGGCTCAGCCCCAGCTGACAGCCCCAGCTGACAGCCCCCAGGgcgtccccagccccacaggggaCAAGGGACGAGCGGAGCCGCCTGGGTGGGGGCTCAGGGTGGCGGGAGAGGCTggaggtgccggggctgagCTCACCTCCCAGTGCGCCGAGCCCGTGGGGACGGTGAAGGCCGAGGGGTAGGTGAGGATCTCGGCGCCGGCACGCCGCAGCGCCAGCGAGATCTCGGGGAAACGCAGGTCGTAGCAGATGGCGAGGCCGAGCtgtgaggatgaggaggggaTGTCAGTGAGGGCACGGTGCCTGGCCCCGGCGGGCTCTGGGCAGAGGCGAGGGGATGCAGCACTCAAGCCAGGGGAGACCCTCGCCTGCAGGGACCCCCGAGGGTCCCCAGAGGCACCCGTCGCCCCATACCTTCCCCGCCGGCGTGCTGACCGGGGCCACGATCTCGGCACCGGGGTTGGTGAAGCTGCTCTCCTTCATGGTGACGCGTCCCTCCAGCTCCACGTCACACAGGTGGGTCTTTCTGTAGGCGGCTACGAGGCGACCTGGGGACAAGAGAGTGCAAAGGGGGGGCACCTGCGGGGGCTGGGGACCCCCggtcagcagggctgggggctctcACCTGCGGGGTCCAGCAGTGCGTGGCAGTTGTAGATGCGCTGCGTGGTTGGCCAGTCCTGGCCACGCTCGTGGAAGCCACCGAGGGACAGCCACACGCCACAGTCCCTGGGGAGAGGGACCGGGGGTCACCATGGCTCCACTGGGGACAGGGATCCTGCAGCCAGCACCTGCGGCTGCATCACCGCCACCCCAGTAGTCTGTGGGACGAGCACGGGAGTCCTCCCGTCGGTACCTGGCCAGCTCGGCGTAGCGTCCCATGAGGTCCCCATCCAGTCCCTCAGCCAGGCTGAGGGTCTGCGCCGTGTCGGAGCCGATGTAGTCGAAGCCCTCGGGGAGGAAGACGAGGCAGGCGCCGCGATGAGCCGCCTCCCGCACCAGCCCGGCGCAGGCGGCAAAGTTCAGCTCCTTGTCAGGCGTGGAGGTGACCTGGCCCACGGCCACCAGCGGCTTCAGCCCCGGGGGACCCGCCATGGCGCAGGGCGGGCGCGGGGAGCTGTGGCACAGCACGAACGTCGGCCCCGGGGACGCCGGCAGCCCCATGGGGACCACGGCTGCCCACAGGGCCACCACGGGTCACCCCCCTGCGGCCACCACGGGCCAGTCTCCGCATGCCCAGGGTACCTGCCCGGGGTATCGGAGCCGTGCAGGCGTCTCGGGGTGCAGCGCGGGGCCGGGAGCAGGCAGCGCAGCGGGGTCCAGGGCACCGCTCTCAGCCTAGGGCAGGGGGGTCCCNNNNNNNNNNNNNNNNNNNNNNNNNNNNNNNNNNNNNNNNNNNNNNNNNNNNNNNNNNNNNNNNNNNNNNNNNNNNNNNNNNNNNNNNNNNNNNNNNNNNNNNNNNNNNNNNNNNNNNNNNNNNNNNNNNNNNNNNNNNNNNNNNNNNNNNNNNNNNNNNNNNNNNNNNNNNNNNNNNNNNNNNNNNNNNNNNNNNNNNNGCCCGGACCCGTCATGGCGGCGCGGCGGCGCTGTGCGCATGTGCGGGGCTCCATGGCGAGACAAGGGGCCGAGCGCGCGCAGGGCGGCCCGGCGCGGCGAGGTaacg of the Phalacrocorax aristotelis chromosome 25, bGulAri2.1, whole genome shotgun sequence genome contains:
- the DEDD gene encoding death effector domain-containing protein; this encodes MAAFKRSRAQAWPEEQGDREHGLYSLHRMFDIVGTHLTHRDVRVLSFLFVDVIDDYERGMIRSGRDFLLALERQGRCDETNFRQVLQLLRIITRHDLLPYVTLKRRRAVCPDLVDKYLEETSIRYVTPRAHSEAEHGLGHPHKSVPPHHPVVCCSSAGPQICTKRPGRGRTLLSSQRKRRKSATPDPKEKQTCDIRLRVRAEYCQHETALQGNVFSNKQDPLERQFERFNQANTILKSRDLGSIICDIKFSELTYLDAFWRDYINGSLLEALKGVFITDSLKQAVGHEAIKLLVNVDEEDYEVGRQKLLRNLMLQTAP
- the NIT1 gene encoding deaminated glutathione amidase, which produces MAGPPGLKPLVAVGQVTSTPDKELNFAACAGLVREAAHRGACLVFLPEGFDYIGSDTAQTLSLAEGLDGDLMGRYAELARDCGVWLSLGGFHERGQDWPTTQRIYNCHALLDPAGRLVAAYRKTHLCDVELEGRVTMKESSFTNPGAEIVAPVSTPAGKLGLAICYDLRFPEISLALRRAGAEILTYPSAFTVPTGSAHWEVLLRARAIESQCYVVAAAQTGKNHERRTSYGHALVVDPWGAVVAQCREGPGLCYAEIDLDYLHRIRQEIPVHGHRRTDLYGSVAAVGLAP